In Anaerolineales bacterium, a genomic segment contains:
- a CDS encoding DUF559 domain-containing protein encodes MRRKYYGNLHKKFRLAKIFRRQMTLSENLIWFRIRGNKLLGLHFRRQHVLRGYIVDFFCHEAKLIIEIDGQIHHGRGENDRARDTVLASDGFSILLLSAEAVERDPDLAVRIIEKECRKVIG; translated from the coding sequence ATGCGCAGAAAATACTACGGCAATTTGCACAAGAAATTCCGCCTAGCCAAAATCTTCCGTCGGCAAATGACTCTCTCCGAGAACCTCATCTGGTTTCGGATTCGTGGAAATAAATTATTAGGGCTTCATTTTCGACGACAACATGTCCTGAGGGGGTATATTGTTGATTTTTTCTGTCATGAAGCCAAGTTAATCATCGAAATCGATGGACAAATTCATCATGGAAGAGGAGAGAACGATCGGGCTCGCGATACGGTATTAGCTTCGGATGGCTTTTCCATTTTGCTGTTATCCGCCGAGGCGGTCGAACGGGATCCTGATCTAGCGGTACGGATCATCGAAAAAGAATGCCGTAAAGTGATCGGGTAG